The window CCGTTGATTCCCAGCTTCATCATAATTCTTAAAAGCTTCGAAAAAATCTGTGGCTGCTTCTGCCCACTGGCGCTCTGCCATATGCATTTTGCCGCCACATTCATGAATGATGCCCATTATTCTTGGATGTGGTATTGCTGATTTAATTGCAAGTGCTTTTTGGTACAGTTGCTGTTATAAAGTCAGCTTACTTAGAGGATATAGATACACACACAACAAAACCTTACAGATaaaagaaaagatgtccaatcATGCAGCATACACAACATCTAGTACAATTACAGttattatataaacacacaGATGATAATTATATCatagtatatttaaaataaaccaaaaaatatatgtatctgTCATCATCAAACAACACATGTACTAGTTATACCATCCCAGTAAGAGTGCATGGGgtaataactatattttatctttcCATAACAGTACACAAAGAAGGATCTTTTAAATGGATGTTCACATTTCCTATATGGAGCTACTTATGTTTTTCACCTGTTTTCAAGTAGAAGATGTATATACTAAATAGTAAATATCCACATtcttttgaaattgaatttATGTCATATGCCCTCGCATTACAAGCAATATGAAAGCCTGACAGGTTATCATGTCTGGAATatgtttctaggaggaatgaGAGAACCGTAgccaataaaattaaaaaggacCACAAAGACAATAAATAACATATCAACACCGTGCAAACAAATATACACCAACTATGAAAAGACAATGGCATATTTTAGAGTTAGACAGTGAACAGATTGTAACCGTCAGTTCGTCCTATTAGGATGCAAAACAAACATCCAAGTTGTAGGCAATCAATATTTCTCACCTTGAGCTTCTTGTTATTTTTGGTTTCAGTGTACATTTGAATCTCAATAGCATATACTTCCAAAAGTTGGGTCCCTTTCTTTTGATCATCACTGCCATCAGGCTTCTGACAAGACTTGTGGAGTTCCTTCAAAATCTGTACAATTTGCAACATAGTTCAGGAATAATAAAATCCATTTCAATGAAAGCCAAGGGAAGTATGAAAGTCTAGTCTTTACCTTGTTCATTCTACCATACTCGCCCATGTCGAACCAAATTTTGCATAGCTTGAGATTTGTCTTGAACCACAACCTCTGCATAGACAGAAAATATATAGTGATATCCGTAAAAATGTTCAATTCAGTGTTAACAGTATATATAGATAGGCTCCAACCTCATTTTTAGCCTCTTCAAGAGACCTCAAAGTGGTCTCATAGAACTCCTTCAGAAGCCCAAAATTCTGGCTAGCTGACCCGGAAACAAAATCCATGATATTGTTTATACACTTTTCACTATAGTTCCTTGTCACAGCTGATTTTATGTAGGTCAACATCACCCTATAGGCTTCCATCATCTCTTTATAACTCCCAAGACGATAATGAAGTTTGACAGTCTGTTTGAGAGCTTTAAATCCCCTGCAGAAGCGGAAGAGATGAATCATATACAATGTGATAATATTATTCCCACATTGAAGCAACCAAAGTAAAAAGTTACTTTGTACATGAGAAAAATGATAAACGAGCAACAACTGCTACACATCGCAATTATATAGTCTTTGCATGAAATACATCTATGAGAACATTTAACATACAAACTGAAATCCATCATCACAACCTATTATCTAGCAGAAATAACACAATTAAATGCAACATATAATTCAAGTTCACTTTAACAAATCAACACTCGGAAATTTCCTATATTCACAGGTGGGTTGGACATAAGTAACATGTTAAAAGAAAATAGGAAATGAAATTCCAAACTCAATAAGCTTACCATTCTGCCTTTTCTGGTTCCATCTCAACTACCTCAGCAAAACCAGCAAGGGCACCCTCCGGATCAGTCTCAACCAAACCTGCCAAGATTTTATGACTAGTCAATTTCAGAGGTTCGTACATGCTGAACATACATAGCATGCCATGTACACTATACAGTGCATTGACGGTAGCACGAACATCAAATAGATTAAATCTAATCTTCTATAAGGtgtcatataaattttaaaagtcacTTCAAACAGTCGAAGGTGTATTCATATTAGATATAAGTTACTTCGAAGCTCAGAATGAAGGTGACAGCGTTACTTTGATGTGTCGTGTGAATGCCTCTACGATTCAAACTAAGATGAACAACATTCAAATTGAACCCATATAACTTGAATCAGCTCTTTGCATGTCAATATAATTGTATTAATTAGTGTTTCAAGGTCTCTTTAGTCTGCTATCTATTTTTTTTCCATCTCCAGCCTTTTCCCTTAATGTGTCAGTTAATTCTTGCATAAATTTCATAAGTAGAAAACATCTTTGTAGGATTAAAATAAAAGCCGAATACAGACCAGATTCTAAACATTGTAATAAAGATCTACACTGtatatactccaatagtccacTACTAACTCAAAAGGTGGTACAATAATGTTTTCTCATGTTGTGCCAGTTAACTTACTACTGATACTGAAAGAATGGTCAACTGTCAACTGATTTCCCTACATGGCACAGTGTGTCAATTCTTTATCATAAATTAATCGTGTTCCTCGTCAATGCTCTAGCCGTTAATAGATCTTTTATTCTGTCTTTTTCCTTTTCTAGATCTAATTTAATCTGAAAGTCCAATTTTTCATCTCTCAAAATTTGCCAGACTGAATGATGTTCGCTTATTTAAATATCACATCTATGCACTTGATGCCTGTGTTGCTCTGACGGGGTACGAAGTGTGAGACATGACACATATTCGAGGGTCGGACtctaaaaatctgaaaattgggCGCACAGGGGGACATTGTCCTCTTTTTGGACAAGTTCGGAGACACAACATAAAACATTAATTAACAAGTATGCTAAATTAGATACCATAACAAAACGTTTCATGCAAATTCATATTAAACACAATTTTGCAAATTAAGGATATTATCTACTTGTATTTTTACTTTTGCTTCTTTCGCGATCAATTTTTTGGTTTGCATTGTAAGTTCAACTTATATGTGGTATTTAAGTTAATCAAGGTGTCCCCATGTTAGTCAGAATATCCGATAAGGATTAAGTATCGTGTCCGGGTGTCCAAGTGTCGGACACGGGTATGGCTACCCAAACTGAAGAGTCGGAGTAAAATAGCATGACGCACGGCCCCAAAACTCCACGCCACTGCCTTTACATCAAGCTTTGGTCACACTTTGTGTCACTTAGCACACAAGCAAGCGCATTAGCTCTCTTCCAAAAAGTATATTTATAACAAGTTAACAACTGATTTACAAGATCCTAGGTTAAAGAATATCTTCATCGACGAAAAATGGATAACAAAGATAGGCAGCAGATTATTGAGGTGAATAATGCCAAATATcaaatagaaaaacaataaattagcTTGCACAAAATTGAACATATATCGTACCTAAGCTTCTATTGGCAAAGAAAAGTATTTTAATACAGAAGAATACATTTACTCCATAATACAGTAGACTATAAATATACATCCACAACTGTAATTACTCCCACTGTCCACAGCTCTATATTATccagaaactaaaaaaaaacttaaaaagttATACGGACAAAATTCTAAAACTGCATAAAACATACACTTATCCTATAACAATCGAAGAGGAAACTTTAAAAAACTACAAATCCTACAACTAAACGAAAATAAATGGAGGAGCAATAAAAAAAAAGGTATATCATAGCCAAATTTGGCAAGGGCCAGGCCTATTCCCCACTGCCCCTAACTCCATCAATGAGGTAAAATTACAATCTGAGTATTGCCAGTGCGATTACTAGTATTACTTAAATAATATCCGGTCATAAATATTTACGTGAGCATCAATTTCAGATCATAACTTAACTTGGATCCTTTCCGGCATCTGGTAGTAAAATTTCTTTTCCGAAGTATCAGTTGTACTCATCACATCTATACTATCAAATTAGCAGTAACTCGATATTTCTGGCAAAAACAGCAAGATAGGTCCAAACAAGCATACCGAAGCATATATCGTGAAAGACGGTGTACCTTTGGAATTGTAGTACTGATTCTCAATATCAACATCCTGCTCTTCAGCCTCCTCTTCGGAGTATTCAAATCCATAATCCTCCATATCAGCAtctaaaaacataaaacaaaaacataaaatcTTAAATCATTACTTTACCGCGTCAAAAGAAACCGATGCACATACACAACTTGAAATAATACATATAGCGCAAACACAATCGTAGATGTTAATTTGTTGCTTAAAGCAGATTAAACCGAGATTAGTAACTCGAACGAAAAAAAACCGTAATGAGATTTATCGATTTGGTTAACCTGAGCCCATGATTAGCGACGAAGATTGGAGACAGAGAGTTGCGGATCCTGCTCGGAtttcaaattagggttttgctTTGTGAAGGTACTGATGATTAGATGACTGGTTTCTGATGATATATGTATCGTCTCGTGTACTGTATCTATACAAGTATCTGTAtgttttttccttttccttttcttttttgtataggCAATTAAGAAAAAAGGACCCCAATAACACAATTTTGGAGTTTAATGCCCtgaataacaaattttataaaaatggccTCATCTGACCAGTAAAGACGCTTGGCTATTAGCGTTTAATGTAAAGGAGCAACGCTAATTCGTTTAGCGTTTTTGAAGTACACACCAGGGTCTAGTCTTTCATTTTACTAGCACAAACACACAACACACTCGTGCTCTCCTTAAAAtaaactattatatatatatatatatatatatatttgaccctttacatgttttttcaaaaaatataaaaaatattggttcaatttaataaaataaattaacaatcattaacatttagggtttaagtttgggttgtagaatgattaattcatactttaaattaaattggccgacggttagggtttaggattgcccaaatccctcgagcctaaactctaattaatgcgaggctttAGGGCCGAAGACCCTAAAGCCGAGAAACCagcggaataaattaatttacaatcgttaacatttagggtttaggtttgagttgcagaatgattaattcgtactgtatattaaattggccgacggttagggtttaggattgagggtgtagggccggtaggccctactccctcgagcctaaaccctaattaagcgaggctgaagggccgaaggccctgaagccgagacgtcggcggaatgataattttataaccgttaacatttagggtttaggtttgggttttagaaagattaattcatactgtatataaattggccgacggttagggtttaggattgagggtgtagggccggtaggccctactccctcgagcctaaacactaattaagcgaggctaaagggccgaaggccctgaagccgagacgccggcgaaataaattaatttacaatcatTAATTTTTAGGTTTAgttttgggttgcagaatgattaatttgtACTGTAAATTAAATTGGCCCTAAACACTCGAgactaaaccctaattaattggAGTAACTAGTCTAATAAAAATGTGAGACcaagtaatatttttgatgtttGAACGAAAGTTTGTACAATTGGTCTTGGCAAATTGAAAAAGCCCATCACTAAAAGCCCAACAAAATTGAAGTGTGGaagtttgagaaaaaaatttaaaaacgcTGAACGAAGTGGCGTTTTAGTGTAAAttcaataataaacaaatagaAACGATAGATGAAGCAGCGTCTCTTGCTAAACTAAAACAAAGACGCCAAGTGAAGTACCGTTTTccagttttaaaatataaaaaaatgagctaaacgctacacgatgtagcgtttttgtttttttaacagAAACGCTACACCAGCAGCGTCTCTATTTGTCATTGAGGGCCATTTTTCGGGTATTTGATATTTGAGGCATTTTCACCCTAAATTTGGTTATTTGGGGCCGAAACCCAATTAATTTCCTATTCGTTTATTTTAATcgcaatttttttatgttttggcTTCCCTTCCGGTAATGTCATATATTTTGGAAGAAAAGACATATTTAAACGACATTTGGAACGAATAAGtaaagaaataatttttttcaaaacagaataagtaaaaaaataataattagaacAAAAATTATCGATATTATCTTATTTTGGAAGCTAATTAGTTTGGAATAACGATTTTTATTACTACCTCTATCCCGTTTATTTTATACAGTTTCTTTGTAAAGCATCTCACTAGTCATATACATTTTCAAactagtaaaattttataatatatataaaaatttagacacctttctacttttttccactactttcactttatacattatatataagtGGTCCCACCGCATCTTGGATAATTGTCAATTTATTAGTGGAAAAAACTGTGTCttggataatttttttgagaaaataatgGTATTGCAGGTGAAAGTTGCAAAATGCATATGAACAACGTCATTTTGAACAAAACTCAAGTTAATTGAACTTTGTTCACTAAAACAACccaattttggaaaaaaaaatgttttgtttTGTGAACTTGAATCGAGTTTAATGAATGTTCGATTCAAGTTTTGCTCGTTTAATTAGAATTGAGCCGAGTTAAGCTCAAACTCGTCTAAATGGATTTTGTTTcgataaattttgtatatattttcaaaatttaaaaaatataaaattttcaaatattttaaaataaaatttttaaattatcatcACTAATGAAAACTTGACATGAAAGATGAAATGATACACAATGCAATGCAAGTACACGTGTGTATCTAACTTGCGGTTGGAATGTAAATGTACGAATAcaatgatttttatatatactgaTCTGGTATActcaattttaaattatattatattatttgcaCTGGTATTGGTGATTTTATCATAAGGTGATACTTAAATGAATATAAGTTATAGTacattttataaatgaaaattgacCGAATAAACATTTTATGtgatttatttatgaaaagCTCCACTCGAATTGTGTATGAACAAACTTATGTTCGCCTCCTTAACAAACGAGTCGGAACATCACATTTTGTCCGATTGAAAAACTTAGATTGGCTCAACTCATTTGAGATCAGAGTTAAAACCGACTCTGTTCAAGCAAAACTATATCCATTTGCTGCAAAGGCGTTCAAGGCCGTAGTTACATTATATCATCCAAATTCCTATCCATGTCAATGAGCTCCCTTGAAAGACCAAAAATAACCCACTGGACACACTCTTTTCTTTTTGGCTTAATAATATGCAAGGTGGGTACCCTGTCACAATTTATCTGTTCTTATCCTCActtcttaaaataaatattataatcatattttcgtcaaagtgagatattttgatcACATATTTGAAAAGATTGGGTGACAAACCCTGGTGTTGATGACAACATTTCATATATTtagcaaagaaaagaaaatgtaaTACATCTTCATggtcaaaatcataaataatacaaGAAAGTTAAAGAGCCAGATTACAGCTTATGAGCTTAACATTCAACAATGGACCCCAAGGACAACTATCAAGACAAATAGAAAGACGCATATCtttgttttacaaaatttaatcTGCATCCATTTCTTCAAGTGCCGCCTGTGCTGCTGCCTTGGCTTCTTCTAAAAGCTCATCTGGAacctaaattataaaaaagcgTATAAAAAATCTACACAAGACACCAATCCAATCAAATTGCAACACAAAAAGTAATTAATATGACTTGATCATCATGTAGACAGAAATGAAAGAAATCATAATCCACCTTAGTGCTATGCCAGTCATAAATGTCGAACATTTCTACCAGAAAATAAGCCTAAGACTTTCTTGGACTTGCAAATTAGGGTCCTTACAATAAATAACCTAATATTTCAGCCCCTTTTACACAAACATCATTATACTGATTTACTTTGTCTCCACCTTCGTTGATGCACTGAATGATGTTGACAACGTAAATCATATTATAAGCAAGGTTCTAAAGATCAGCTCAGGCGCTAGGCGAAGATTAATCCAGAAGCATTAATTGGAGCATTAAAGATATGCATCATATtgcattttaatatattcaaaaagatTATAACCAAAacatttgaattaaattaaccTGCCCAACTACATTGGTTTAATCTAGCAACTAATTcgtattattttagaaaatattactACGAACACAAGGTACAGAGGATAACAAGAAGTTGAAAATGTACCTTCTGATGCTGGCGTTTTGATTCATCACAAACCCAACTCATTTCTAATTCAAAGGCCTTGTCTTTGGCCTCATCATGTACTCCATAAATTCTGCTCAACCGCATCAGAAATAACCAAAACTCAAAAATCAGAAACTagaaagacaaaaaaaaaaaacctttaaaTTAGTATGAAAACATGAGATCAAATTTGCCTTTTTTTTAGATACAAAATTTATAGAAGAAATTTTAACATACACATCTATGATCTATATGATTCCAACACTGAAAAGAAACTTACATTTTAGCCACTTCAATGATGCCTTGTCGGCAGGTCATTTCAGATAACTTCAATTTTTCGATTTCTCTGTGGAATAAGTATAATTTATGGGATACGTAAGAAAATTATAACTCGCCGAAGCATATATAAAACCAAGACGAGCTTGCAATAAGATGCAATATCTGAACCCCAAACTCCAAAGAATTCTTCAGCAAGATATAGAGCTTGTTTGTGTCTGGGCTTAAAGCTTGGGCTTTAAGCCATTTtcgactttaagctgaaaaatgtctgtttgtgtaataagccaGAAGTATAAAGCTAGAAATAagccagaaactgacttaaaaccAGAAGTcggtttgaggtacttttttcagtgacttaatttttttatatctttttttgataaaaattatacataagacataagttacccataaatcatttttatttttatatttatattttaataactcaCAAGTCactaataagtcaaaattaccaaacaaacattttaaacttCCAGCTTATCACATaaatcacgttaagtcataagtcacgttATGTCATAAATCATAAGCTCAGCCGAACGGGCTCATAGAGAGACAGTCAATGGCTTTAGAAATGGTGGAGACACTTCTACATACTTCTCTAAACTTTTAGAACAAAAGCAACACTATAGTGGATTcagaaaaaacatatattttccACATTCTACAAGGTATGgacaatcacaaaaaaaaaatgaaaacatcGACTACAAAGCCAGTGTAGACCATGATGCTGACAATCATACTTCAGCAGGCTAAGCAGGTAAGCAATAGCCTATAGTTGGTATAAGGGAAACTGCTAGGTGCTAATATCAAAGTGCAGTAGAGGATTCAGCTGAAGGGCCATTTAAAAACATATGAGGCTAAGTTGCCTATGCTGTGTATGGAAAGGATCTTACCCAAGTAAGGGACTAAGGGCAGATAAAACggcttaaaaatttcaaattatcacATTAAGCTGAAAATGGTTCAGGATTTGGGTGATTAAATGAGATTTTTGGGGTCCGTCTACTGTTTAAGCAAccattttttcatgtttttcttTATTCACAAGGAAATCAATTTTAGATATTAACTTCCTCTTCATATGATACAAAAGCATTAATATACACATTCCTTTTAATATCTCATAACTGCATCCAAGACCTCTTCAACATAACAGACAGACAGGCACTTCATGAAACAAGTTCACAAATTAACACATGATAATTGTTTTAAACTcgtacttaaaaaaaattgttgaaaaGACAAAAGCCCGACTCTTAGTTAAAATAGTAGTCGGTAGATGCATGTTTTATTTCATATTCTTGACACAGCAGATAGGAGACTAGTTAGTATTAGGTTGTGTGATACTCACAACAATGTAACGAGGATTACCAAGTACATTGTACAAGCCAATCTCCATACATTAATAACTAGATGCCTTGTAACCATGCTTATTAAGTCGACAAGTCGAGCCTCGGCGCCCGGACACCTTGgaatcgactagtcgacaagtcgcccGACTAGTCGAAATAAGTCGACAAAtcgtgatatacatatatatatatatatatatatatatatatatatatatatatatttatatttatatatatttatttagtaaagattatataatatagataaaaattaattatttcatatttcaaataaaaataagagaCATAAGTTCACATAAAAAGTAAGGGACAACAAGTGTATTAGAGGCGGCTGTGTATGGTGTTTGTTCAACTTCTTCATCATAGTCCCTGCACAAATTTAGGACAGGACATTGTTAGTTGGAAAACAGAATACTTGGAAACAGAGTAATAAGGAAACAGGAAACAGAGTAATAAAATATGCAGAAGAAATAGAGCAACCCCCTTATCAATTGCAAAAGATCATATTAAAAACAAGTGAAAATCTTTTTAttgaatatgaataaaaattaattaaaaataattattaaatatttttaattaaaaaaacaggatagaaaaaataaatatcaatattttttaagtaaaataaaactagaatgtatcttttttaaataaaagatagaaaaaataaattataaatatgaataaaatttatttaatattgaataaaaaataaattaaaacggtttttataaataaaactaaataaaataaataaatatcaaaagtttttaagtaaaataaatatacaatgtaatttttaaaataaaaagaaaaaataaattataaataaaaataaaaaataattaatattaatacaatttgaataaaagtaaaatgcagaattaatttttaaaagtaaaaaattcaaaatgaatgTTAAAAACTACTTATATAGGATACGTGTCTAGTAACACTGCTAGCCACGTACACAACCACAAAAAGCAACAATATATACGCACAACAGTGTGTGTA of the Daucus carota subsp. sativus chromosome 4, DH1 v3.0, whole genome shotgun sequence genome contains:
- the LOC108215540 gene encoding COP9 signalosome complex subunit 2 isoform X1, which encodes MGSDADMEDYGFEYSEEEAEEQDVDIENQYYNSKGLVETDPEGALAGFAEVVEMEPEKAEWGFKALKQTVKLHYRLGSYKEMMEAYRVMLTYIKSAVTRNYSEKCINNIMDFVSGSASQNFGLLKEFYETTLRSLEEAKNERLWFKTNLKLCKIWFDMGEYGRMNKILKELHKSCQKPDGSDDQKKGTQLLEVYAIEIQMYTETKNNKKLKQLYQKALAIKSAIPHPRIMGIIHECGGKMHMAERQWAEAATDFFEAFKNYDEAGNQRRIQCLKYLVLANMLMESQVNPFDGQEAKPYKNDPEILAMTNLIAAYQRNEILEFEKIVKSNRRTIMDDPFIRNYIEDLLKNIRTQVLLKLIKPYTRIRIPFISKELNVPEADVEQLLVSLILDNRIQGHIDQVNKLLERGDRSKGMKKYAAIEKWNMQLRSLYQTVSSRVT
- the LOC108215540 gene encoding COP9 signalosome complex subunit 2 isoform X2 translates to MFLDADMEDYGFEYSEEEAEEQDVDIENQYYNSKGLVETDPEGALAGFAEVVEMEPEKAEWGFKALKQTVKLHYRLGSYKEMMEAYRVMLTYIKSAVTRNYSEKCINNIMDFVSGSASQNFGLLKEFYETTLRSLEEAKNERLWFKTNLKLCKIWFDMGEYGRMNKILKELHKSCQKPDGSDDQKKGTQLLEVYAIEIQMYTETKNNKKLKQLYQKALAIKSAIPHPRIMGIIHECGGKMHMAERQWAEAATDFFEAFKNYDEAGNQRRIQCLKYLVLANMLMESQVNPFDGQEAKPYKNDPEILAMTNLIAAYQRNEILEFEKIVKSNRRTIMDDPFIRNYIEDLLKNIRTQVLLKLIKPYTRIRIPFISKELNVPEADVEQLLVSLILDNRIQGHIDQVNKLLERGDRSKGMKKYAAIEKWNMQLRSLYQTVSSRVT